One window of Methylococcus sp. EFPC2 genomic DNA carries:
- a CDS encoding SDR family oxidoreductase has translation MTTILITGANRGLGLEFSRQYADAGWRVHACCRKPADARELNALAARYPGLAVHALDVSDFAHIDDLAQRLADETIDVLLLNAAVYGDSAETGFGALDYRRWTETLTINTLAPVKFAEAFLPHVERSRRKLIVPITSLMGSMGDNRGGGSILYRSSKAALNSAMKSLAIDLRPRGIGVLILHPGWVKTDMGGSQAPTEPEESIAGMIRIIENFRPEDSGRFLNFKGEELPW, from the coding sequence ATGACTACCATCTTGATCACCGGCGCCAATCGCGGACTGGGGCTCGAATTCAGCCGGCAATACGCCGACGCCGGCTGGCGTGTCCATGCCTGTTGCCGCAAGCCGGCCGACGCGCGCGAACTGAACGCCCTGGCGGCGCGCTATCCCGGCCTGGCCGTACACGCCCTGGACGTAAGCGACTTCGCACATATCGACGATCTTGCCCAGCGGCTGGCCGACGAAACCATCGACGTATTGTTGCTCAATGCCGCCGTCTACGGAGACAGTGCAGAAACAGGCTTCGGCGCGCTGGATTATCGGCGCTGGACGGAAACGCTGACCATCAACACCCTGGCTCCGGTCAAATTCGCCGAGGCTTTTCTGCCCCATGTGGAACGCAGCCGGCGCAAACTCATCGTGCCCATCACCAGCCTGATGGGCAGCATGGGCGACAACCGGGGCGGCGGCTCCATCCTTTATCGATCCAGCAAGGCCGCACTCAATTCGGCGATGAAAAGCCTGGCCATCGATTTGCGACCGCGCGGCATCGGGGTTCTGATCCTGCACCCCGGCTGGGTCAAGACCGACATGGGGGGCAGCCAGGCTCCCACCGAACCGGAAGAAAGCATCGCCGGCATGATCCGGATAATCGAAAATTTTCGCCCGGAGGACAGCGGACGTTTCTTGAATTTCAAGGGCGAGGAACTGCCCTGGTGA
- a CDS encoding 2Fe-2S iron-sulfur cluster-binding protein gives MSIHTISIDGQTVPFEDGDTVMSAATRAGIYIPHLCHNPEFTPHGSCKLCTVKVNGRNCTACTFPADEDQTVLNNTPELTELRRTITQMLFVEGNHFCPSCEKSGNCQLQAVGYHLNMLDGHFPHFYPSREVDASHPDILLDRDRCIYCELCVRASREADGKNVFAIAGRGVLNHLVVNSASGLLKDSDLQASDKAADVCPVGAILVKRHGFEAPIGARIYDRQTLAEASLAREMRPEGAENE, from the coding sequence ATGAGCATCCATACCATAAGCATCGATGGACAGACCGTTCCTTTCGAGGACGGCGATACCGTGATGAGTGCCGCCACGCGTGCCGGCATCTACATCCCTCATCTATGCCATAACCCGGAATTCACGCCTCATGGCAGTTGCAAACTCTGCACAGTGAAGGTGAACGGGCGCAACTGCACGGCTTGCACCTTCCCGGCCGACGAAGACCAGACCGTGTTGAACAATACGCCGGAATTGACCGAGCTGCGGCGGACCATCACCCAGATGCTGTTCGTGGAAGGCAACCATTTCTGCCCTTCCTGCGAAAAAAGCGGCAATTGCCAGCTTCAGGCGGTGGGTTATCACCTCAATATGTTGGATGGCCACTTTCCTCATTTCTATCCGAGCCGCGAGGTCGATGCATCGCACCCCGACATCCTGCTCGATCGCGACCGATGCATATACTGCGAATTATGCGTTCGTGCTAGCCGGGAGGCGGACGGCAAGAACGTATTCGCCATCGCCGGGCGCGGCGTGCTCAATCATCTGGTCGTGAATTCCGCGAGCGGCCTGCTCAAAGACAGCGACTTGCAGGCGAGTGACAAGGCCGCCGACGTTTGTCCGGTCGGCGCCATTCTCGTCAAGCGGCATGGCTTCGAAGCACCGATAGGGGCGCGTATCTACGATAGGCAAACTTTGGCTGAAGCCAGCCTGGCGCGGGAAATGCGCCCGGAGGGAGCGGAAAATGAGTAA
- a CDS encoding YfhL family 4Fe-4S dicluster ferredoxin produces MALIIHDECINCDVCEPECPNGAISQGEEIYEINPALCTECVGHFDKPQCIEVCPVDCIEKDPDHAENQAGLYAKYLKLTAQ; encoded by the coding sequence ATGGCACTCATCATTCACGACGAATGCATCAACTGCGATGTTTGCGAGCCCGAATGCCCAAACGGAGCCATCTCCCAGGGCGAGGAAATTTATGAGATCAACCCGGCCCTGTGCACGGAGTGCGTGGGCCATTTCGACAAGCCCCAATGCATCGAAGTCTGTCCGGTGGACTGTATCGAAAAGGACCCCGACCATGCCGAAAATCAGGCCGGCCTGTACGCAAAATATCTAAAGCTTACGGCTCAATAA
- a CDS encoding DUF1631 domain-containing protein, with protein sequence MVTQESKVVSFESLQAKQRDAVRRSDSNRLIAECRSIFKERTEDLLQSLFAQADDELFKLSDKAENANLQTVYFDSMRYVRRERESIEQNYTKSLLERYDEFWRHRAAPFGVIKKAEPQPRDEDDFELMENANLEENLAINTLVQKGNNLFHLELFGLNKRFGALLNRDEIALENNPLAPAALCHTFESVVKPHDIDLKVKLLIYKLFDRAVVSAYGTVYHEINSYLIGEGVLPSIARTIKRHPGGTSPEPGQTAQRITRALEEAESGDSSAYLEAFQAMQSLLDGWRTQLGIPSYASAAPDGVVVEPGEVLNALSVLQQPAPWPGGERMAGGEGLKLFVANQLGKLQADDQKRPLGRLEEDIIDMVAMIFDFILEDRNLPDPVKALIARLQIPVVKVAILEKSFFARKNHPARVLLNSLAQAGLGLDIIDSTSNNPVFKKIEEVVGRILAEFDQNVELFAELLADISQFLERDEQRSQIAEERTRQTTQSREQLLLAKKQVAYEIAQKVHGKNLPEVALSFLYNAWKDVLVLAWLRRDKEPEQWLRSLDLVETLIKTATVPVDTATRQELVQSIPLLLKNIKEGLESISYDPAQTTQVLRDLQTMHVHCLRAQPGAETLRKAASVTIRDPELAEAIQVIKANLPDIDDIDMEEASGHIPAGLPDQEKSPADEFDQRAEALPIGEWLEFSDVGPATLRAKLSWKSHVTSLYVFVSRKGVKVAEMSMEDLAMHLRAGTAKIIEGSGVPLMDRALSALMQTLKSPALKSEATDLLA encoded by the coding sequence ATGGTTACTCAGGAATCCAAAGTCGTCTCGTTCGAATCTCTCCAAGCCAAACAGCGTGATGCCGTCAGACGATCGGATTCGAACCGACTGATTGCCGAGTGCCGCTCGATTTTTAAAGAGCGGACGGAGGATCTCCTGCAGTCGCTGTTCGCACAGGCCGATGACGAACTGTTCAAGCTTTCGGACAAAGCCGAAAACGCAAACCTGCAGACCGTCTATTTCGACTCGATGCGCTATGTCAGGCGCGAGCGGGAGTCGATAGAGCAGAACTACACGAAATCTTTGTTGGAACGGTACGACGAGTTCTGGCGTCACCGTGCGGCTCCATTCGGGGTCATAAAAAAAGCCGAGCCGCAGCCTCGGGACGAAGATGATTTTGAACTGATGGAAAACGCCAATCTTGAGGAAAATCTGGCGATCAATACCCTGGTTCAGAAGGGCAATAACCTTTTTCATCTCGAACTATTCGGGCTCAACAAGCGGTTCGGCGCCTTGCTAAACCGCGATGAGATCGCCTTGGAAAACAATCCGCTAGCGCCCGCCGCGCTGTGCCATACGTTCGAAAGCGTCGTCAAACCTCATGACATTGACCTAAAGGTCAAGTTGTTGATTTATAAGCTGTTTGATAGAGCGGTCGTGAGTGCTTACGGAACGGTCTACCACGAGATCAACAGCTACTTGATCGGCGAAGGCGTCTTGCCTTCGATCGCCCGCACCATCAAGCGTCATCCTGGCGGCACTTCGCCCGAACCGGGTCAAACCGCGCAAAGAATCACGCGCGCCTTGGAAGAAGCGGAGTCGGGCGACAGCTCCGCCTATCTGGAAGCTTTTCAGGCCATGCAGTCCTTGCTTGATGGCTGGCGTACTCAGCTAGGCATACCGTCGTATGCCAGTGCCGCCCCCGACGGGGTCGTCGTCGAGCCGGGCGAAGTCCTCAATGCGCTCAGCGTCTTGCAGCAACCGGCGCCTTGGCCGGGTGGCGAGCGCATGGCCGGCGGCGAAGGGCTGAAGCTTTTTGTCGCCAATCAGCTCGGTAAGTTGCAGGCGGATGATCAGAAGCGCCCGCTGGGTAGACTGGAAGAAGACATCATCGACATGGTGGCGATGATCTTCGATTTCATCCTGGAAGACCGGAATCTTCCCGACCCGGTTAAAGCCTTGATCGCCCGGCTGCAGATTCCGGTGGTCAAGGTCGCGATCCTCGAAAAATCGTTCTTTGCCCGCAAGAATCATCCCGCCCGGGTCTTACTCAACAGCCTGGCGCAAGCCGGTTTAGGTCTGGATATAATCGACAGCACCAGCAACAACCCGGTTTTCAAGAAGATCGAGGAAGTGGTGGGCCGTATATTGGCCGAATTCGATCAGAACGTGGAATTGTTCGCCGAGTTGCTCGCCGACATTTCTCAGTTCTTGGAACGGGACGAGCAGCGCAGTCAGATCGCCGAGGAGCGGACGCGGCAGACGACGCAAAGCCGGGAGCAGCTGCTGCTCGCCAAGAAGCAAGTGGCTTATGAGATCGCCCAGAAGGTGCATGGCAAAAACTTGCCCGAAGTCGCACTCTCTTTCCTGTACAACGCCTGGAAGGATGTCCTGGTCTTGGCTTGGTTGCGGCGGGATAAAGAGCCCGAGCAGTGGCTGCGATCCTTGGATCTGGTGGAAACCCTGATCAAGACGGCCACGGTTCCCGTCGATACCGCAACGAGGCAGGAACTCGTGCAATCCATTCCTCTCTTGCTTAAAAATATCAAGGAAGGTCTGGAAAGCATCTCGTACGATCCCGCACAAACGACTCAGGTGCTCAGGGATCTGCAAACCATGCATGTGCACTGCCTGCGAGCTCAACCGGGGGCGGAGACGCTGCGTAAAGCGGCTTCCGTCACGATCCGGGATCCCGAGCTGGCCGAAGCGATACAGGTAATCAAGGCGAATCTGCCCGATATCGACGACATAGACATGGAGGAGGCCAGTGGCCACATACCGGCTGGCCTGCCGGATCAGGAAAAATCACCGGCCGATGAATTCGACCAGCGTGCGGAAGCGCTTCCTATCGGCGAATGGCTGGAGTTCAGCGATGTGGGACCCGCGACCTTGCGCGCCAAGCTCTCATGGAAAAGCCATGTGACCTCGCTCTACGTTTTCGTTAGCCGCAAGGGGGTCAAGGTGGCTGAAATGAGCATGGAGGACTTGGCAATGCACCTGCGCGCGGGAACCGCCAAAATCATCGAAGGAAGCGGGGTACCGCTGATGGATCGCGCCCTATCTGCGCTGATGCAAACGCTGAAGAGCCCGGCGCTAAAATCCGAGGCGACCGACCTGCTTGCCTGA
- a CDS encoding PAS domain S-box protein: protein MSKHPKAGVNLSGAAREKREELFYLFSRAIQQSPHALIIARADGIIEYVNPSFTQLSGYQADEVVGGYTHWFGPDSSLTGRYRGLWSTLREGRVWRGEILDHKKDGQAYWARESITPISDPDGTITHYLVIRQDITQEKNSRQALAESESRFRQVAEMSGEWLWEQDADGRYTYCSAAVTAILGYRPEELIGHSYLEFTRTEDLAQREREMVEPIQSHQAFHHLVNRYRHHDGHVVYTESTGSPVFDDAGRLVKWLGVDHDITRRKAYEDALKLRDRAIEAASVGIVIGDARKPGAPNLYVNPAVSRITGYSSEELINHNMSLLQGRDTGEKELAQIHEALTQGESCQLVIKNYRRNGEPFWNELQISPVRDENGEVTHFIGILDDVTVRRQAEAERRELEIARQIQTSLLPKAPLRYLDLWVAGTCATANHVGGDYFDYYPAGEALDVVIADVSGHSMGAALIMAEARSCLRAETRHRNTSGRGPGSVLCDLNSLLFDDLNGSDLFISLFILRFLPVTRELRYANAGHPPALLLRAGTAECESLDAEGLILGVDRQIQFEEKSVTLRPGDRLLMYTDGITDARNRQGEFFGLEQLSELFVSFRDDNPQAVVDKLLAELCAYCGEIPCEDDVTLVVLTVT from the coding sequence GTGAGCAAGCACCCCAAGGCGGGCGTCAACTTATCGGGTGCCGCCCGCGAAAAACGCGAGGAACTCTTCTACCTCTTCTCGCGCGCCATACAACAAAGCCCCCATGCGCTGATCATCGCGCGGGCCGATGGGATCATCGAATACGTCAATCCCAGCTTTACCCAGCTCAGCGGTTACCAAGCCGACGAAGTCGTCGGCGGATACACCCATTGGTTCGGCCCGGACTCCAGCTTGACCGGGCGATATCGCGGCCTGTGGAGCACCTTGCGCGAAGGCCGTGTGTGGCGCGGGGAAATTCTCGATCACAAGAAAGACGGCCAAGCCTACTGGGCACGCGAGAGCATCACGCCGATCAGCGACCCGGACGGGACCATCACTCACTATCTGGTCATCCGGCAGGACATCACCCAGGAAAAAAACAGCCGGCAGGCCCTCGCGGAAAGTGAGTCGCGCTTCCGCCAAGTCGCGGAGATGAGCGGCGAATGGCTGTGGGAACAGGACGCCGACGGGCGTTACACCTATTGCAGCGCAGCCGTAACCGCGATTTTGGGCTACCGCCCCGAAGAACTCATCGGGCACAGCTACCTCGAATTCACCCGCACCGAAGACCTCGCCCAGCGTGAGCGAGAAATGGTCGAACCTATCCAAAGTCATCAGGCGTTCCACCATCTGGTCAACCGCTACCGGCACCATGACGGTCATGTCGTTTACACCGAATCGACCGGCTCGCCGGTATTCGACGACGCGGGGAGACTGGTCAAATGGCTGGGCGTAGACCATGACATCACCCGCCGGAAAGCCTATGAAGATGCGTTGAAGCTACGCGACCGAGCCATCGAAGCCGCCAGTGTGGGCATCGTGATCGGCGACGCGCGCAAGCCCGGCGCGCCCAACTTATATGTCAATCCGGCGGTCAGCCGCATCACCGGCTACAGCAGCGAGGAATTGATCAATCACAACATGAGCCTGTTGCAGGGCCGCGATACCGGGGAAAAAGAGCTGGCGCAAATCCACGAAGCGCTTACCCAAGGCGAAAGCTGCCAGCTGGTGATCAAAAACTATCGCAGGAACGGCGAACCCTTCTGGAACGAACTGCAAATTTCCCCGGTACGCGACGAAAACGGCGAGGTCACTCATTTCATCGGCATACTCGACGACGTCACCGTACGCCGGCAAGCCGAAGCGGAGCGCCGTGAATTGGAGATCGCCAGGCAAATACAGACGTCTTTGCTGCCCAAAGCGCCCCTGCGCTATCTGGACCTTTGGGTGGCCGGCACCTGCGCCACGGCCAATCATGTGGGCGGCGACTATTTCGACTATTACCCGGCCGGCGAGGCGCTGGACGTAGTCATCGCCGATGTCTCGGGGCATAGCATGGGCGCTGCGCTCATCATGGCGGAAGCGCGCAGCTGCCTGCGCGCTGAAACCCGTCACCGGAATACGAGCGGCCGCGGGCCGGGGTCCGTCCTCTGCGATCTCAACTCATTGCTGTTCGACGACCTGAACGGATCCGACCTTTTCATCAGCCTGTTTATTCTCAGGTTTCTACCCGTGACCCGGGAACTGCGCTATGCCAACGCCGGTCACCCGCCCGCCCTGCTGTTGCGCGCGGGAACGGCCGAATGCGAGTCGCTGGACGCCGAAGGCCTGATCCTAGGTGTCGACCGGCAAATCCAATTCGAGGAAAAATCCGTCACGCTGCGCCCCGGTGACCGTTTGTTGATGTACACCGACGGGATTACCGACGCGCGCAATCGGCAGGGCGAGTTTTTCGGCCTCGAACAACTCAGCGAACTGTTCGTTTCGTTTCGCGACGACAACCCGCAAGCGGTGGTCGACAAGCTGCTGGCCGAACTCTGCGCCTACTGCGGCGAAATACCTTGCGAGGACGACGTGACCCTGGTGGTACTGACGGTCACCTGA
- a CDS encoding NADP oxidoreductase produces the protein MSNKIKVATTSLAGCFGCHMSFLDIDERILDLAEVAEFDRSPITDIKHCSDKVDIGLIEGGLCNAENVHTLREFREHCKILVAVGACAINGGIPAMRNHIPLEECLEEAYLHGVGVENPRIPDDPELPLLLNKVHPIHEVVKVDYVLPGCPPSADVFWKFLTDLASGREPSLPYELVHYD, from the coding sequence ATGAGTAATAAAATCAAAGTGGCGACGACTTCTCTCGCCGGGTGCTTCGGCTGTCACATGTCTTTTCTGGACATCGACGAGCGCATTTTGGATTTGGCCGAGGTGGCCGAATTCGACCGCTCACCGATTACGGATATCAAGCATTGCAGCGATAAGGTGGATATCGGCTTGATCGAAGGCGGTTTGTGTAACGCGGAGAATGTGCACACCCTGCGGGAATTTCGTGAGCATTGCAAAATCCTGGTTGCGGTAGGAGCCTGCGCCATCAACGGCGGCATACCCGCCATGCGCAATCATATTCCCTTGGAAGAGTGCCTGGAAGAAGCCTACTTGCACGGCGTAGGGGTGGAGAATCCGCGCATTCCGGACGATCCTGAATTGCCGCTGCTGTTAAACAAGGTTCATCCCATCCACGAAGTCGTCAAGGTGGACTACGTGCTACCCGGCTGCCCACCTTCAGCGGATGTGTTTTGGAAGTTTCTCACCGATCTGGCGTCCGGCCGCGAGCCATCCTTGCCCTACGAACTCGTGCATTACGACTGA
- the coaD gene encoding pantetheine-phosphate adenylyltransferase, with translation MISNRIAIYPGTFDPITNGHVDLVIRAARIFERVIIAVAENKNKTPLFTLAERVDMTRQAVIDIPQAEVVDFNTLLVECAKKHGAGVILRGLRAVSDFEFEFQLAGMNRHLCKELETLFLTPSEKYAFISSTVIREIAKLGGDASGFVPEHVHNALISKFSAQTR, from the coding sequence ATGATTTCGAATCGTATTGCAATCTATCCTGGCACTTTCGACCCCATTACCAACGGCCATGTGGACCTGGTGATACGCGCCGCGCGTATATTCGAGCGCGTCATCATCGCGGTCGCCGAAAACAAGAACAAGACCCCCTTGTTCACGCTCGCAGAGCGGGTGGACATGACCCGTCAGGCGGTGATCGACATACCGCAAGCCGAAGTCGTCGATTTCAATACCTTGCTGGTGGAATGCGCAAAAAAGCACGGCGCCGGAGTCATCCTACGAGGACTGCGGGCCGTGTCCGATTTCGAGTTCGAATTCCAACTTGCCGGCATGAACCGGCACCTATGCAAGGAACTGGAAACCTTGTTCCTGACGCCTTCGGAAAAATATGCGTTCATCTCCTCGACGGTCATCCGTGAAATCGCCAAACTGGGAGGCGACGCATCAGGCTTCGTCCCTGAGCATGTACACAACGCCTTAATCAGCAAATTTTCAGCACAAACCCGATAA
- a CDS encoding MlaD family protein, whose amino-acid sequence MFRLSIFVVLLLAILSGCSRDLNFKIHFERADGLVAGAPLVMQNQVVGEVIRIEPAADGGILVSVSVERPQVATVTEDSRFYVEDDPAHPPGKRIEIVQTRPGGKPIPEGSVVQGSSSRLRDWFPLNDIIKEFGGILRGLRDQVEQFSREMDALPKSEQAKDLRSEWLKLMEEIKKAQSSAEESLKEEVLPQLQQEMENLRKRLDELKREPPRKLKPLET is encoded by the coding sequence ATGTTCAGACTATCGATATTTGTCGTACTCCTGCTGGCGATATTGTCCGGCTGCAGTCGGGATTTGAACTTCAAAATCCACTTCGAAAGGGCCGATGGCTTGGTGGCGGGGGCGCCGCTGGTGATGCAAAATCAGGTGGTGGGAGAAGTCATCCGGATCGAGCCGGCCGCCGACGGAGGGATCTTGGTCAGCGTTTCGGTCGAACGGCCTCAGGTGGCCACGGTTACGGAAGACTCGCGTTTTTATGTCGAGGATGATCCTGCCCATCCCCCGGGGAAACGTATCGAGATCGTCCAGACGCGCCCCGGCGGCAAACCCATACCCGAAGGCTCGGTGGTGCAGGGTTCGAGCAGCCGGCTCCGCGACTGGTTTCCCCTCAACGACATCATCAAAGAGTTCGGTGGCATCTTGCGCGGCCTGCGAGACCAAGTCGAACAGTTCAGCCGGGAAATGGATGCACTGCCGAAGTCGGAGCAGGCCAAAGATCTGCGGTCCGAATGGCTCAAACTGATGGAAGAAATCAAGAAAGCGCAGAGCAGCGCGGAAGAATCGCTCAAAGAGGAAGTACTGCCACAACTGCAACAGGAGATGGAAAACCTGCGCAAACGCCTGGACGAACTGAAACGCGAGCCGCCGCGCAAGCTGAAGCCCCTGGAGACCTGA
- a CDS encoding NAD(P)H-dependent oxidoreductase subunit E, producing MSAIDVEALLTIVRNHGNRPTQLLQILREVQDRFRHVPHWAIEQISEVMGVPRTQIQGVAEFYSFLSLEPQGRFHILLSDSISDHLLGSRELGAYLCERLRVQPNETRNDGRVSFAYTSCTGLCDQGPAGLVNGQWLAQLDRAKVDRIVELVETDVPLSSWPAELFGVADNVRRTGLLLDNPVVPGSALRASLQRGLEATFAELEKSGLRGRGGAGFQTAWKWKFCFEGPEELAVCPTDKGQQTVERYVVCNADEGEPGTFKDRMLLHSHAHQVFEGMTLCADIVGARQGFLYLRGEYLALRPTLEAVLAERRTAGLLGNGILGRPDFDFDIEIHMGAGAYICGEESALIESLEGKRGVPRNRPPYPVTHGYLGRPTVVNNVETFAAAAAIGLKGGDWFAAHGTEKAKGSKLLSICGDCERPGIYEYDFGVSLAEILRDCGARDPLGIQVGGPSGVFVSAREFDRKLAFEDLATGGSFMIFDQSRDILAIARNFTQFFAHESCGFCTPCRVGTSLLSNTLDKICDGHGTPHDLVELTKLGKLVKGASHCGLGQTAANPVLSTLERFPELYESRLKTISFEPGFDLDGALATARRLSGRDDALAHLEQEGL from the coding sequence ATGTCCGCTATCGATGTCGAAGCTCTGCTGACCATAGTCCGGAATCACGGCAACCGACCGACGCAACTGCTCCAGATTTTGCGCGAAGTGCAGGACCGCTTTCGTCATGTGCCGCACTGGGCGATCGAGCAGATCTCCGAGGTCATGGGGGTGCCGCGCACCCAGATTCAGGGTGTGGCGGAGTTTTACAGCTTTCTGTCGCTGGAGCCGCAGGGCCGGTTCCACATCTTGCTGAGCGATTCCATCAGCGATCACTTGCTCGGTAGCCGCGAATTGGGCGCCTATCTTTGCGAACGCCTGCGCGTTCAGCCGAATGAAACCCGCAACGACGGGCGGGTCAGTTTCGCCTACACCTCCTGTACGGGGTTGTGCGATCAGGGGCCCGCCGGCTTGGTGAATGGGCAATGGCTGGCGCAACTGGATCGGGCCAAGGTCGACCGTATCGTCGAGTTGGTGGAGACCGACGTCCCGCTGAGCTCGTGGCCGGCCGAGTTGTTCGGCGTCGCGGACAACGTTCGCCGGACCGGGCTGCTGCTGGACAACCCGGTCGTACCGGGTAGCGCCTTGCGCGCATCGCTGCAGCGAGGGCTGGAGGCGACCTTCGCCGAATTGGAAAAGTCCGGGCTGCGCGGGCGTGGCGGAGCCGGATTCCAGACGGCCTGGAAGTGGAAATTCTGTTTCGAGGGGCCGGAGGAGTTGGCCGTTTGCCCGACGGACAAGGGACAGCAAACCGTCGAACGCTACGTGGTCTGCAATGCGGATGAGGGCGAACCGGGCACTTTCAAGGACCGCATGTTGCTGCACAGCCACGCCCATCAGGTATTCGAAGGTATGACCCTGTGCGCGGACATCGTCGGCGCCCGGCAGGGCTTCCTATATCTACGCGGTGAATATCTCGCGCTGCGTCCTACGCTCGAAGCTGTACTGGCGGAGCGTCGAACCGCCGGTTTGTTGGGAAACGGTATCCTGGGAAGGCCGGACTTCGATTTCGACATCGAAATACACATGGGCGCTGGAGCTTATATCTGCGGCGAGGAGTCCGCCTTGATCGAGTCGCTGGAAGGCAAGCGCGGCGTGCCGAGGAATCGTCCGCCGTACCCCGTCACCCACGGCTATCTGGGCCGGCCCACCGTGGTGAACAACGTGGAGACATTCGCAGCCGCCGCCGCCATTGGCTTGAAAGGCGGCGACTGGTTCGCCGCCCACGGGACGGAAAAAGCCAAGGGCAGCAAGCTGTTGAGCATCTGTGGCGATTGCGAGCGTCCGGGCATATACGAATATGATTTCGGTGTCAGCCTCGCCGAAATCCTGCGCGACTGCGGAGCGCGCGATCCTCTGGGCATACAGGTCGGCGGGCCTTCAGGGGTTTTTGTCTCCGCCAGAGAATTCGACCGCAAGCTGGCGTTCGAAGACTTGGCGACCGGCGGCTCCTTCATGATCTTCGATCAAAGTCGCGACATACTGGCGATCGCCCGCAACTTCACCCAGTTCTTCGCACACGAAAGCTGCGGATTCTGCACACCTTGCCGGGTGGGTACCTCGTTGCTGAGCAACACGCTGGACAAGATATGCGACGGTCACGGCACGCCACACGACTTGGTCGAACTCACAAAGCTAGGAAAGCTGGTCAAGGGCGCCAGCCATTGCGGTCTGGGGCAAACGGCGGCCAACCCGGTACTCAGCACCTTGGAGCGTTTCCCCGAGCTCTACGAGTCCCGCCTCAAGACGATCAGCTTCGAGCCGGGATTCGATTTGGACGGGGCTTTGGCCACGGCACGCCGACTGAGCGGGCGCGATGACGCCTTGGCCCATCTGGAACAGGAGGGATTATGA
- a CDS encoding exosortase system-associated protein, TIGR04073 family, which yields MTKLFATLAISAALLVGPQAYAQTEDYGTTVGNKALSGISNIALCWVELPKNVINTSNQVNLLFGATGGLVKGVAHMVGRVMTGTADLLTAPIPTQPITRPQFVWQDFSSDTQYGPIFKPTN from the coding sequence ATGACCAAGCTATTCGCTACTCTTGCCATTTCCGCCGCCCTGCTTGTCGGACCGCAGGCGTACGCGCAAACCGAAGACTACGGCACGACCGTCGGCAACAAAGCCTTGTCCGGAATCAGCAATATCGCACTCTGCTGGGTGGAATTACCCAAAAATGTGATCAACACCTCCAACCAGGTGAACCTGTTGTTCGGCGCCACTGGGGGCCTGGTCAAAGGGGTCGCGCACATGGTCGGACGCGTGATGACCGGTACGGCCGACCTGTTGACTGCGCCCATCCCGACCCAACCCATCACGCGACCTCAATTCGTTTGGCAGGATTTCTCCAGCGACACGCAATACGGCCCTATATTCAAGCCGACTAACTGA
- a CDS encoding response regulator transcription factor — protein MASILLVEDDERIVEFLRRGLAAEGYRVEVARTGREAIGLATGGDFQLVVLDLMLPDMNGRQICEHLRSERVDTPILMLTAMDTVQDKVAGLRAGADDYLTKPFAFEELLARIEVLLRRRGGEVPTVTTTLQVGDLILSRETHEVRRGERPIELTPKEFALLECFMSAPGKVLSRTRILEQVWGYSADPLTNVVDVYVRQLRRKIDDDHELKLFKTVRGYGYKLDTA, from the coding sequence ATGGCAAGCATATTGTTGGTCGAGGACGACGAGCGCATCGTCGAGTTTTTGCGGCGGGGGCTCGCCGCCGAAGGCTACCGGGTGGAAGTCGCCCGCACCGGGAGGGAGGCCATAGGCTTGGCGACGGGCGGGGATTTTCAGCTCGTCGTGCTGGACCTCATGCTGCCGGACATGAACGGCCGCCAGATTTGCGAGCATCTGAGATCGGAGCGTGTGGACACTCCCATCCTCATGTTGACGGCCATGGATACCGTACAGGACAAGGTGGCGGGCTTGCGTGCCGGTGCCGACGATTACTTGACCAAACCGTTCGCGTTCGAGGAGCTATTGGCACGCATCGAAGTGTTGCTGCGTCGCAGGGGAGGGGAGGTGCCTACGGTCACGACGACGCTGCAGGTCGGCGATCTGATCTTGAGCCGGGAGACGCACGAAGTACGCCGCGGCGAGCGCCCCATCGAATTGACGCCCAAGGAGTTCGCTCTGCTGGAATGCTTCATGAGCGCGCCCGGCAAGGTCTTGAGCCGCACGCGCATCCTCGAACAGGTGTGGGGTTACAGCGCGGATCCGCTGACCAACGTGGTCGATGTCTACGTGCGCCAACTGCGCCGCAAGATCGACGACGACCACGAGCTCAAGCTGTTCAAAACGGTGCGCGGCTATGGCTACAAACTGGATACCGCCTGA